The stretch of DNA acgagttttagataccgtaatcttctttggaaaattgaattaaaattttatgtgcatacataagagtatggcgaatgaatcttatatttgaaaaaattctgaatttcaaatagtttctgaaacaaataatctaagaaaaaatataacaaaaatgggccaggagcataagattataggttttacaactttataggttttagaactttgactatatattagatattaaataatatcacattagagaataacaatagattttaattagaaaagggttataattaggtttagttaacatttcaaatttgaaaaattcaagacaaaagaagttaaatttacatcaaatttgagtttgaaactttgcacaaaggtacctagagtttatagaatagtcataccaaacttcataaacaacgaAGCATGAAATTCTAAAGTTATGCATAAACTTTTCTTAatcttagttttaaaataggagtaaaagtattttgtttcaaactaaactccattaacaaaagttatagagtttgaaatctactttctaacaaaactagttttgctatttttggatttttctgtgaattgttacgaattttggaagccagaaaacacatacacatgaaataacaatgtACCAGGACCAGGtggcatcccgcccagtggccgggcgggaggcatcccgcccagtggccgggcgggaggcctccTTCAGGGACCACTTCGCGAATGAAAaaagttttcttattcgcgaagaggtccctggaaattttttttgagcatcccgccctatggttgggcgggatgctcctttccgccctcccagcgggcgggaggcacccatttccctaaatttctccaactggcacccctttttcgaattttgtttttttttatccccttttttaaaaaaatccccCCTCCCTCGGCGGTTGGTGGATCACTGGTCCCTCAGGCGGCCGTGGCGGGCCGCGTTTTGTAGTGGGCCTTGTAGGCGGCGGACGACGAGGCGCATGCACGCGCGGAACCGCGGGGGCGCTGGAATGAATGGTGGGCTGGCCCGTGCGCGGGGACGTGCCAGCCCACCTATACGAAGCGATAAAGGTGTTGCCACGGCAGCCGACTGGGCTGCGATACCGGGCCTACTATCTGTGCTGGAGCGCCGGGGCAGGCCTCGTGGGCCGCTATGCTGGGCCAGGTGGCCCGATTGACACAATGTGCGCATTTCCTTCTCCAGCATGGGTGGGTTTGGGCTGGTTTGGTTAAGGACACGGCTCTGCATTTGTGCATGTGCATGCCAAACCAAGTTATTCAGTCTACTCATCACTTGATCCAGGCTCTAAAGTGTTCAGTCTTCAGGCCGGTTTGTTCAGTCTTCACTTCAGTGTACACAGCTCTGAATTTGCATGTGTATGCCAAATCAGTCCTCTATCCTTTTTCCATTACATGATCCCatctctgaagtctgaacccaGACGAAGCACCTCAGTCCAGCACTCCAGCTAGCTAATCATGTGAGCGGAATCCGCGTGGATTTGGAGGCACAGGCACCAGTCCGTATTCCGTATCCCAGTGCGCATCCAAAAACAAGGAAGCTTCACCTGAAGCTGCTGCCGCCGAACAGGTGTCGCCAGTTCCACACCGCGAGCGCACCAGCCAATCGCTCTAGCTCGTGCTAATCTGATCCGATCCTTAATGCGCGCCAAAGTTAGGGCACGATTCCATTCTTAAAAGGCGCGTAATCCAAGGGAAGGGCCCAAGCTAACCGACATTGTAGACTTCCAGTGCTGCTCCgcgaccggccggccggacaGCTCGCAGTAGGAGACGACCAGTGCGGTGGCCGGGAGGACCCCCTAGACTAGTCCCCTACAACAGTTGCCACCTTCCCTGCAACTTCGTCTGGAATTGGAGGCGACGCCAAGAGACAGTAGTCATCGGTAGTATAGTCAGTAGAGTGCAGATAAACTGGTGAGCAACTGCATGCCGGCTGGCAATTTCCAACTGAAGAAGAACCGGTCTGCACTCGACAAACTACGACAGCACTCTTTCCCAATAGACAAATCCTACTCTCCATAGTGTAGGAGAGGAAGCTGAGAGATCAACCACCGGTTTCTTTCTATATTAAACcagtcttggagttggagttcAGACTTTCAGAACGCGAGCTGTGTTCTCTCTTCTGATGGAGACGGCCGTGCTGCCTGCCAGTTTGATACGCGAGAACCGTTCACCGTTGCGAACGTACTGACCCCTCACGGTCTAAACTAAAACATAGCGTAGCAGCGTGGTCTTGCAATGCACGCCCCTGATCTCGAAAGGCAAAGCGACGCACGCGTCTACGGCTTTTTCAATCCTGCTGGCCCGATAGGGAACTTGCATAGTTACCCTAAAAAATTTTACCACGGTTGGAGACCATTGGGCGATTCAACATAGTAATCGCCTGCCGATATATTTTCTGCGGCAAAAACGCCGCGACAAGATGAGACCAAATAAATTGCCTGCGTTCTCCGGGCGCGCCGCTGTCGAAACAAGAAGGGCTAGCTAGCTGGTAGTACATTTTTATACGCGGAGTTTGATATAATCTTTGCCATCTTCAGTTGACTCTGATTATTTCAATACCGACGCACGTCTGGTGGGTCTGAACTTTGAAACAATCTCTCCGCGGCTGTGCTCAGTTGACTCTGAATCTTACCAATTGAATAATTCAGACAAGTACATCGCACCTGACGCACATCACCGAACTCTTCAGCCCTACGACCGTATCAACAAAACCACATGACCACGCCCGGTACGCGAGCGGAAAGGTTCCGTAGCTTCAGCTTGACCTTGCAGCATGGTGATGGTGTAACCTGGCGCCTGGTATTTCGCCGATCGGGCGGCAGGCAATGCATTCGTTTTTGGTACGGGAATAATACATGCCAGCAGAGCAGCAAGTTGCTGGTGAACCCTGCTGGCTAAGCTAGCCCAAAGTCAATGGCACCACCACACCAAGCAGCCTTCAAGGCCACTGCCTCGGCGTCGCCAGTATCCAAGCTCCAGCATTGTACATGTCACGATCAGGTCATAATTGTAACGGTTGCCTACCGGCCTTATCTTTGGTTCTGACGTTGGTCCATGGCGCGCGTGCAGCTTTTGCTGACCTTTCGGTTCGCTGCAAGGAACGTTCAGAGAGTCTCGGCTAACCAAGCACGCACAAGGAGAAAAAAACGTACGCTCCTCCGATCCTTTGGATCCACTCGCCCAACTTGACTGATCGAGACGACGTATTGTATGGTCGATCGTCGAGGTCGCTGTCGAAGAAGAAGCCAGCCATTTTCCTGACAAATTCAGTCTCGGGCGAGCGACGGCACACACTACATGCGCTCTCGTGTTCGTCTACTTTTTCCGCGCGATTCCTGGTGACAGGGAGAGTGCGTGGCTGTGAGGCCGCGGAAGTGTACGCGGAACGGAACAGATTGCACAGGCAGTTGTTTCTTCATACAAAAAAGGAGTCAAGACGGATGGTGGACGACGGACGTGGGCGTAACTTTCTTTGCTCCTACGAAATCAGCGCGGGTTTTGATTGAGTTGATGGCaagacatctcacctagcttagcCTTTAAACTCAGCTTAGTGGCAGCTTCGTCCTGCTGAACGACCGGCTCACGAAAGAAACAGTCGCGCTGGCACGTTTCCAACAGCGTGTGGGGGTGTTGGAGTCCCTCTTCGCCACCAATTCATCAGTAGGTCTGTGTGTGTTTCTTCGTATGAATGTAAAGGCAACCTAGCCGCGCCCTTCGGTAGACGACACCGCACGGCGATCAGGCAGCTGCCTAGAGTGCCAGTGTACACGCAAGTCAACAGGATCGGAGCGTCTGCAAAAGATTATCGCAGAAGCTTCCACCGCTTGCAGTTTACCACGTTGACTAAACCGGCACGGACGTGAAGTTGGAAGGCAAAGTTTCTCGTCTCTTCCCTGTGAAAACGACGCCCATTAGGAAGGAATAACCCGAAGTTCTGAAACTGGGAGACGAGCGAGGTAGCGGCGGCGCCGGTCGGGATGACCGTGAAGGAGCTAGGCCGATGAAGCACGCCGGcaatctttcaaaaaaaaaagaagaagaagcacgccggcggcggaggccggtCCACCAGCTACCGCAGGTCCACGTCCAGAGAGATCGCAGACTGCATGGGGGCTGGGACCCCATGGCAGGGAGGGCTCCGCTCCGCTCGCGGTCACGGGTCGCTGGAAAGAGACGTGGGGCGAGAACGAGGTGCGAGAGGGAGAGCGTGGTGGACTGGATGGACGTATTCCTGCCACTCCCCTCTCCTCCGTGGCGTCCATTCTACTCCGGACAGCTTGTCTGAACGGTCCACCCGGTGGGCCCCGCGGCCGTCCGTCTCGGAGGAACTGTCGCCGTCTCTTTTCTCCCTGTTTCCTTGACGCTCTCCATCTCACTTCCCTTTGGTATTATTGTGCGCGGCAACTACATAACAATTACTCTACTGGTGGAGCAGAAATTCAGAGCTCTGCATCTcaacaaataaaaataaataatgAAAAAGGAAAATAATTGATAGTAAAAAAAAGGAAATTGAGAGCTACACTATCTATGTGAGAGTGAAGCTGCAGCCATTGAGAGTACACACCGCGCCGGGCGACCGCTCCAGTAAAGCGTGCGTGCCAGGTGGTTGGAGTGGCGGGCATGGGCCGCGAGCCGCCGGCGCACCACACCTCCCAAGGCCAGATGGTCAACCGGAACGTCCAACCACTGTTGGCTGATGCTGCTGGGTGGAAATGCGATTTCCGGCCGCAGATTAATGCCTTGTTGACTGACCAATTCTTTCTCACTCTCTCTTTTTCTAATGAGGAAAATACTGTTCATTGTTCAGTGAAGACATGAACACGGATTTTGCAGATTGTTCCTTGTCTTTTCCGGCTCTGTTTTGATTATCAATTTCAGAATCTTCGTCCCTGTCAGAGTCAGACTGCTAGATGAGGGATGCATCTAAAAACCGCAATAATTCCATGGAATTCCATAGAGAATTGGCCTTGTGCTCTGTACTCTAACTAGTGACGCGGGATCAGGCATGCGTCGTTTCTCCTCTGGGGAAAAAGAAGGATCTTTTCGCAAATAACTGAAGGAGACGAGAGCGTCAATGGCCGAGGAACAGAGTAAATTAGGCACGAGCAGAAACAGCGGAGCACCAGGATGAGAAGCTCAAGAGTGTGATGATTCTTTCCGTTTCTTCGCGATCGGTTCAGGACTATGAGCAAAAATTACATCATGCAAGGAGTAGTTAAACAACAAGTATCTCACGCGGGTACTAGGAATTCTCCGGCAGCGCGGTGCCCGGTCACTGCGAcgacggcgccgcggcggcggcggcggagggcgccATCCTGGGGGACGTGACGGGGAACAGCGGCAGCAGCCGGGGCCGCTCGGCGCCCCTCGGGGACGGGTGCAGGAAGAAGCCCTTCCGCGCGATGGCCGCGCGCTCGGCGgcatcctcctcctcgcccgGCGACGCGGACGCCGGCGACCGGTTGAAGGGGTCCGACACCAGCGGCGTGACGGGGCTCCCGAGCGCCAGGGACGGGAAGTCGAGCACGCTGGGCGACAGCACCTCGGGGCCCGCCTTCCGCGGCGACgcccccgcggccgcggcggccgccatCGCCAGCGGCGCGATCATCTTGAGGTTGTTCTTGCCGATCCGGCGCTCGTAGAGCTTGAAGGCCGGCTTCTTGGGCCCTCCGGCGAGGCCGCTGGCGCCTCCGtggttgtggtggtggtggtggtggctctTGGCGGGCTTGTTCTGGGCCGACGACGGCGTGTCGGAGCCGGTGAGCCTCTGCACGACCTGCTTGAAGTTGGCGGTGTCGGCCTGCACGAAGGTGGTCGGGAACGGCGTGGTGTCGATGATGCGCGGCACGGGCCtgggcgacggcggcacggGCTGGGACTGCGGCTGGCGCGGCGacggggaggcggcggaggacggggaggaggaggaggtggacgaGGACGGTGAGTTGGGGCCCCGCGCCATGGGGAGGAGTTGCTTCGCCGCAGCAACTTCCATACGCGGTGGGGGtctcgtgcgcgcgcgcgcgcgctgggCGTTGGTTCCACCacggggagggagggaggagagggagggggggtCTGTGGGGAGGCGAGAGGGAGTGGGAATAAGAAGAGGAGGGGAGGTTAGAGGTGATGTATAGTTGGCGTGGGCCTGGGTGGATGCTGCTCttgtttctctctttctctctctaggAAGCAGGCCCTtgtcttctctctctctctccacagattttatttattttcttgCTGGCTTTCAGTTTCAGTTTCTCTCCCATGACCCAGTGCCTTTTTATGCACTCTATTTTTTTTTAGACCAGCTTTTCCGCACTATTCTATGTGCAGTTTCCTCTGTTTTTTTGGGTGCGGATGGATGGTGGTTTCGCAGTTTTCTGTCTGTAGATGCAGTTTTCCAGTTGACAGGGTACACCCTCCTCTACTCTATCTGGCATCTATCAGTATCGCTCCTGTTCTTTGGTACAAAGAAAGTAATGGTACCCTTGTTTGGCAGGATTTCTCTTCCAGGGTAGCTTCTCAGAACAATGACTGAAACAAACAGTGACCGTGTCAAATCTAACTCCTTGAAATTCAGAGCTACTTCTGACATTAGAAAGCGTCTCTTCTTTCTCGTGGACAATACCAATAAACCGGAAAGATTGAGAgggagaaggaaaaaaaaaggcaaGCGTGTTCCAGTAACAAGGACAAGGCTGGAACAGTGGCATCCACAGAAAGATGCCCCTGCCGAGAAAAGCAAAGAAAATGCGGCAGGCATTGACTTGGACAACCTAGCCTTGACCCCGTGCAGCCGCTGTCCCATCGCTGCCGGTGGGCCGCGGATGCTTCCTCCCCtgcctcgtcgccgtcgtcgcccCTCGTACTTGCCCTCGCTGGCCTCCGCCGTATCCCCGGCGCCGCCTGACCGCGCCAGCCACTCCGCACTGGCCGCCGGTaccgtccgccgccgtccgccgtaCCAGGAGCagtaaaaaaagagagagaggaaatCTAGCTGCGCTCCGGTCAAAAGAACTCGCGGCACTAGCGCTCGTAGCCCGTAGGTGCATGAACGAGCGTTAGAAAGTGAGAGGCGGTGAGAAAGGCGGCCGGCCTGCCGGCGTGGTGGTGCGGGCTTTTCTGCGGCGGCGTCACGGGACTTCTGTGAAAAGGCAGGCGGGCGTGGCGCGCCGGCAGGCCCGGTGGCCTCCGCCGAGCCAATGCCTTTCGAGCTTCCGCTTGAACGGAACGGAGCGGAGCCGGGTCGTCGATAGTAGTTGGTAAAAACTTGAATTGCGCCGCTCCTCTTTGACCTGTCGCTCCACCCGAGCGCTCACTCGTGACTCTAACTTTAGCCTGTAATCTCAAGCGAAAAGGGCAGGTGGATTAAAAAAAAAACCTTGAGGATTCACAGCTTCGCACGGCACTGCAGCCTCATCTATCAGCACAGCAGTGCCGGATTTTATCCAGGTGAATTCACGGCAGGTTTTACTGCACCGTGGCAAGCCGGCACAGGGTTAGATCGAGGACCGTGGGGCAGTAAGTTCAGTTCAGAGCCGGTCAGCCACACCCTGTCTGCTCGCCCTCGTCTCTGGAAGGAGAATCCTATCCTAGTGAGTCCGACGCGAAGCTGGTAACGGCCGTATTGATGGGCATCCCAGGACAGGACACAGGCACACAGCCCTCCCCGAATTAAGCCACGGTCTTTAATTTCCGTATTAGTGCGCTAGGGAGGACAGCCCCGTACCATCGTACAGCACTCCGTAACAACAGCGTGAATACCAAGTACGTACACGTAATAGAGTGCTGTGCTAGTGCTACAACGTTCGAGCGGCGACAGTGACACTGCTCACTCTCAAGTCTTGACGCATAGAATCTTCTTCTGTTGGCAGTGTAAAATACTGAACAAGTCTTGACGCATCCACGACCAGCACGGAAAAGGGAGAG from Panicum hallii strain FIL2 chromosome 3, PHallii_v3.1, whole genome shotgun sequence encodes:
- the LOC112886061 gene encoding VQ motif-containing protein 4-like, with product MEVAAAKQLLPMARGPNSPSSSTSSSSPSSAASPSPRQPQSQPVPPSPRPVPRIIDTTPFPTTFVQADTANFKQVVQRLTGSDTPSSAQNKPAKSHHHHHHNHGGASGLAGGPKKPAFKLYERRIGKNNLKMIAPLAMAAAAAAGASPRKAGPEVLSPSVLDFPSLALGSPVTPLVSDPFNRSPASASPGEEEDAAERAAIARKGFFLHPSPRGAERPRLLPLFPVTSPRMAPSAAAAAAPSSQ